DNA from Homo sapiens chromosome 1, GRCh38.p14 Primary Assembly:
AGCTCTGCACtatttatttaacctctctgggcctctcaaGTCATCTTATTTTTGGAAGATGCCTCAGAGCCTCTTagattttctcacctgtaaaagggGATAACGTTATCTACCTATAGGGGTTAATTACATGATCTAATACAGTTGCCCTCCAAAGTTTTGAGTTCCACAATGTGGATTCAATGAATTGTGGATCCAGaatattcagggaaaaaaaatgcatgtgtaTTGAATATGTAGAGGcctttttccttgtcattattccctaaacaatacagtataacaactatttaaatagcatttacattgtatcagGCATTATAACTAATTTAGAGGTGACTTAAGTAAGGTATACAGAAGGAtgtgtgcataggttatatgcaaaaaCTGCACCTGTTTATGCCAGGGACTTAAACATTCGTGGATCTTGGCATCTGTGGTTGCGAGGTGGGTCCTGGAACTAATTCgtcatggatactgagggacatGTAGCACAACAAATGTTACATTTAtccattcctttgtttttaacTCAAAAAATACTCATTGTACAGGCAAGTTTTCCGTCTCACTTTTCCACTATTCCTTCCTTCATGGCTCTTCCTCATTTGAACTTCTACTTAAAAGATTTGTGTCACACATGTAGCCTGATATATAATCCAGCCaacaagaggaaggaaaaggaattaaGTGTTCCAAGGGCTGACAAGGCTCTTTgcaaacattatctcatttactcttaACAGCAATCCTGTGAGGTACTTattatcacccccattttactCAAGGGGggaagaaaattgaggctcagagaggttaatgaATCTGCCAGAGATCacagagcttcttttttttttttttttaaatagagatgggattacaccatattgtccaggctggtctcaaacacctggactcaagtgatccacctgcctcagcctcccaaagtgctaggattacatgtgtgagccaccacacctgacctctaAGAGATCACAGAGCTTCTGAATGATGAAGCCAGTGTCctagttcagtggcatgatcttgactcactgcaacctccgcctcctgggttcaagcaattctcctgcctcagcctcctgagtagctgagattacaggtgcccgccaacacgcccagctaattttttgtatttttagtagagacagggtttcaccatgttggccaggctggtctcaaactcctgaccttgtgatccacccacctcagcctcccaaagtgctgggattacagggagccactgcgcccggcctgcctcagtcttgtttcttttttgtccACAAGTAGTTATTTTTGTTGCCCCATTTGGCTATAAGTTCCTTATGAATGAGAgctgtatggtttttttttcctataatgcCCATGCTGCTGGTACATTAAGTCCCTGTTTATGTAATAAAAAGTTGTGGAACGGTAACTCAGGTAACTCTTAGGATGAGCATAAGCAACAGCCCAAGAACTCATCTAGGTATCCCTGGGGTCATCCTGATGCTCCTGCTCCAGGCTACTGCTGCACAGTGTAGTTACCTCTTGAACTATGTGGCTTGGAGAAAGTTATCACTCAAGAGGAGAGGACAGTTCTCCATCAGCCTCTcccaggaagaaaataatgttcAGGAGCCATTTCAGGACTGTCACTCACCAAACAACTATGCCCTCCCTCTGCAGAAGAAAAGCTTGCATCTCCCAGAAGGAAATAGGgataacatttttttccagagTAGGATAGGCCTAGCTTTACAGGAACTGTGTGCCTGGAGGCCAGGGCTACCCTGGGAAGGGCTACAAGGCACTGGGAGAGGAGGCCAAGGGATTTTATCTCATACCACATCTGTCTTGCACATGAGCCTGGTTGCGGGGTCCAAACCTTCAGCGCTTGTTATAGCCCAGTGTGTTCCACTTACCCTGATGGGCATTCTGACAGTCCTGAGTGAGATTCAGGGTGTGGCTTTCCCAGCTAACAGGATTGCTGACATTGCAGGTATATGTGTGAGTGCCATTAATGTCAACCTCCTCGTCCAGGTAGGTGAGGTTCCCTGCTGTCTGGATCAGCTTGCTCCCTCTGTACCAAGCATAGGACACATTGCCATCCCTGGAGACCAAGCAAGACAGAGCCACTTGGCATCTCCCTCTGTCCAGGATCTTCCCCTGCCCCTGTAGGCGGGGTTTCTCAACTTTATCTGGAAGCAGAGATTCTGATCAGAAAGGCATTGGAAATACAGAACTTAGAGGCCTATAGGAATCAGAGAGGGCAGTATGAACAGTCCTGGAGACTTACCAAATACAAAAACCTGGAACGTGGCTGTCTGAACTTTTCCAGATATACTGGTGACCTCCAGGCAGTAGAGGCCACTGTCCTGCTGCTGAGCTGCCTTGATGAGAAGACTCAAGTTCTTGACTATAAAACTGAATCTATCATTGGAAGTATTGGAAGGCAAAGAGCCATTCTCCCACTTCAATATGTGATGAAATCCATTTTGTGAGGGCAGCAACTTCTTCCATGCAATGCTGTCAACCTTCGTCTGTATGCTGTTTGGTTGTAACTGAAGAGGCACTCCCGAGATGCTAACCACATGGTCAGCTGATCCCTGGCATCCTAGGAAAGAGAACCCAAGCTGAAAGTAGCGGGAAGAGTGTCAGGCCTGAGCAATGTGGGCAGCTGGATGTGACTTCCCTTAAGCCAATTGGGTGGGGATGAGTATGAGGAGCCCAGAACCTAGGAGCACCTTAAAGCATATCCCCTCCATCTGCCTCCCCTTGTCCCCAAGCTCTGTGTCCCTAGTCTGAGGGATCCCATAGACCAATAGCTAAAAtcttgag
Protein-coding regions in this window:
- the CD244 gene encoding natural killer cell receptor 2B4 isoform X1, producing the protein MLGQVVTLILLLLLKVYQGKGCQGSADHVVSISGVPLQLQPNSIQTKVDSIAWKKLLPSQNGFHHILKWENGSLPSNTSNDRFSFIVKNLSLLIKAAQQQDSGLYCLEVTSISGKVQTATFQVFVFESLLPDKVEKPRLQGQGKILDRGRCQVALSCLVSRDGNVSYAWYRGSKLIQTAGNLTYLDEEVDINGTHTYTCNVSNPVSWESHTLNLTQDCQNAHQEFRFWPFLVIIVILSALFLGTLACFCVWRRKRKEKQSETSPKEFLTIYEDVKDLKTRRNHSSAPTSQEPAYTLYSLIQPSRKSGSRKRNHSPSFNSTIYEVIGKSQPKAQNPARLSRKELENFDVYS
- the CD244 gene encoding natural killer cell receptor 2B4 isoform 2 precursor (isoform 2 precursor is encoded by transcript variant 2) gives rise to the protein MLGQVVTLILLLLLKVYQGKGCQGSADHVVSISGVPLQLQPNSIQTKVDSIAWKKLLPSQNGFHHILKWENGSLPSNTSNDRFSFIVKNLSLLIKAAQQQDSGLYCLEVTSISGKVQTATFQVFVFESLLPDKVEKPRLQGQGKILDRGRCQVALSCLVSRDGNVSYAWYRGSKLIQTAGNLTYLDEEVDINGTHTYTCNVSNPVSWESHTLNLTQDCQNAHQEFRFWPFLVIIVILSALFLGTLACFCVWRRKRKEKQSETSPKEFLTIYEDVKDLKTRRNHEQEQTFPGGGSTIYSMIQSQSSAPTSQEPAYTLYSLIQPSRKSGSRKRNHSPSFNSTIYEVIGKSQPKAQNPARLSRKELENFDVYS
- the CD244 gene encoding natural killer cell receptor 2B4 isoform X2 — encoded protein: MLGQVVTLILLLLLKVYQGKGCQGSADHVVSISGVPLQLQPNSIQTKVDSIAWKKLLPSQNGFHHILKWENGSLPSNTSNDRFSFIVKNLSLLIKAAQQQDSGLYCLEVTSISGKVQTATFQVFVFESLLPDKVEKPRLQGQGKILDRGRCQVALSCLVSRDGNVSYAWYRGSKLIQTAGNLTYLDEEVDINGTHTYTCNVSNPVSWESHTLNLTQDCQNAHQEFRFWPFLVIIVILSALFLGTLACFCVWRRKRKEKQSETSPKEFLTIYEDVKDLKTRRNHEQEQTFPGGGSTIYSMIQSQSSAPTSQEPAYTLYSLIQPSRKGDRFYSFSG
- the CD244 gene encoding natural killer cell receptor 2B4 isoform 1 precursor (isoform 1 precursor is encoded by transcript variant 1); protein product: MLGQVVTLILLLLLKVYQGKGCQGSADHVVSISGVPLQLQPNSIQTKVDSIAWKKLLPSQNGFHHILKWENGSLPSNTSNDRFSFIVKNLSLLIKAAQQQDSGLYCLEVTSISGKVQTATFQVFVFDKVEKPRLQGQGKILDRGRCQVALSCLVSRDGNVSYAWYRGSKLIQTAGNLTYLDEEVDINGTHTYTCNVSNPVSWESHTLNLTQDCQNAHQEFRFWPFLVIIVILSALFLGTLACFCVWRRKRKEKQSETSPKEFLTIYEDVKDLKTRRNHEQEQTFPGGGSTIYSMIQSQSSAPTSQEPAYTLYSLIQPSRKSGSRKRNHSPSFNSTIYEVIGKSQPKAQNPARLSRKELENFDVYS
- the CD244 gene encoding natural killer cell receptor 2B4 isoform X3: MLGQVVTLILLLLLKVYQGKGCQGSADHVVSISGVPLQLQPNSIQTKVDSIAWKKLLPSQNGFHHILKWENGSLPSNTSNDRFSFIVKNLSLLIKAAQQQDSGLYCLEVTSISGKVQTATFQVFVFDKVEKPRLQGQGKILDRGRCQVALSCLVSRDGNVSYAWYRGSKLIQTAGNLTYLDEEVDINGTHTYTCNVSNPVSWESHTLNLTQDCQNAHQEFRFWPFLVIIVILSALFLGTLACFCVWRRKRKEKQSETSPKEFLTIYEDVKDLKTRRNHEQEQTFPGGGSTIYSMIQSQSSAPTSQEPAYTLYSLIQPSRKGDRFYSFSG